One part of the Anopheles merus strain MAF chromosome 3L, AmerM5.1, whole genome shotgun sequence genome encodes these proteins:
- the LOC121600360 gene encoding uncharacterized protein LOC121600360, whose product MNATEMEEESVPEQQLPAEVKDEFGRKRIFGQQGTLRLIECVHQRPKLWHRQYLRSRASGIEDWDEIQRTEFSTISVNQLRVRWKTLRDCFRREAKRMEDGRIPAIRWPLYDHMQFLHGHFRLKKSKARKNGLKTVCRPERVSSPLQNDPDETEIKQSIKFVPIEENIKHDTGPSERSSDEQDVKEEDDASIDDSEVTYKNKFRPRSSKSASSTSTGGGWMKPDAENPDCRFLMSLTPFLNDLPAKENLKIRIKMLQLVAAANRSSGSGSFVRKERS is encoded by the exons ATGAACGCAACAGAGATGGAGGAGGAATCTGtcccggagcagcagcttccaGCGGAGGTGAAAGATGAATTTGGGCGGAAGCGAATTTTCGGCCAGCAAGGCACGCTGCGTCTCATCGAATGTGTTCACCAACGGCCGAAACTGTGGCATCGCCAGTATCTGCGCAGTCGAGCGTCGGGCATCGAAGATTGGGACGAAATACAGCGGACGGAATTCAGCACGATCAGTG TGAATCAGTTGCGCGTGCGCTGGAAAACACTGCGCGATTGCTTCCGCCGGGAGGCTAAACGTATGGAGGATGGAAGGATCCCAGCAATCCGCTGGCCACTGTACGACCACATGCAGTTCCTGCACGGTCACTTTCGGCTGAAGAAGAGTAAAGCACGCAAAAACGGGTTAAAAACAGTATGCCGACCCGAACGAGTGTCTTCTCCGCTGCAAAACGATCCCGATGAGACTGAAATCAAACAGTCGATCAAGTTCGTACCGATCGAGGAGAACATCAAACACGACACAGGTCCCTCTGAACGTTCGAGCGATGAGCAGGACGTCAAGGAGGAGGATGATGCATCAATTGATGACAGTGAGGTTACTTACAAGAATAAGTTCCGGCCGCGTTCCAGCAAATCCGCTTCGAGCACTTCGACCGGTGGCGGCTGGATGAAGCCTGATGCCGAAAATCCGGACTGTCGCTTTCTGATGAGCCTGACGCCATTTTTGAACGATCTGCCAGCaaaggaaaatttaaaaattcgcATCAAAATGCTGCAACTGGTAGCGGCTGCGAACAGAAGCTCGGGCTCAGGGTCGTTTGTTAGGAAAGAACGTTCCTAA